The following proteins come from a genomic window of Myroides odoratus DSM 2801:
- a CDS encoding ABC transporter permease, with amino-acid sequence MLQNWLKIYLYNCKKHKAYFFLTILCLAMGITAVLLSTLYIKEESAFDQWNTAKNEIYYVEYKGEVSSSEHHPFILSRLLKEQYSFVQDYLVYSGYTPEKITYKAKSYQIDKVIQSNQSFFDFFPYPFIYGTKEKLFNLPQEVVFDKEQAALLFGANINPIGEQVSIDNQMYTVVGVYDLGGKRSSFMPEAVVNDFQFIAEEDLVDWNYSASSLLIKTANKEKASQAIEALYQEHFLKPMAKKEQTSLEELLMLSGGYYNKRAKLYALVDLHFDKENTIQIPEKPLNPQFIYVILGLSWVLLILSLFNYVNLSLSQALTRAKEVGIRKVLGGLKQNSIVQNLVETFITICLSFVVSLFLTLWILPFANTFLLTQIEIKASDFIWSFIGISVLILLIGGLIPALYISNYKVLNVLKGDFHRNRSGAWIKNAFLIVQFAIASCFIIGTYIVYEQVNYMIQKDLGFRGERVINFPFLEQEYGGDKQAKYDAFKAEALQIKGIEQIAVTDLDYGKIGLGGYAIFFNYEDLSLDLNISNVEAGYFEMMEVKLKEGRFLKANFANDSIENAVINESALALIQKETAKEVVLANRTIVGVVQDFHITGLEETIRPMMFVLPSEQYNNYRSVSAKVNLEYLETLIPELEKLWNVFNSETGNNFEYQFVDKQFARSFETIQMQKKVLLFLSYIVVFIALFGLFAVSSFTIGTKLKEISIRKVLGAETKSLLQKLSYQYLIYCIIGFGLSVVPSYYLLNLWLKDYAYRIEIGYEVYLVCFVLMVLLTLIIVVSRAYKATRVNVLKYIKYE; translated from the coding sequence ATGTTACAAAATTGGCTGAAAATATATCTGTATAATTGCAAGAAGCACAAAGCTTATTTCTTCCTGACGATTTTATGTTTGGCAATGGGTATAACTGCTGTTTTGCTTTCAACTTTATATATAAAAGAAGAGTCTGCTTTTGACCAATGGAATACTGCTAAAAATGAAATTTATTATGTAGAGTATAAAGGAGAGGTTTCATCCTCGGAGCATCACCCATTTATTTTATCTAGACTTCTAAAGGAACAATATAGCTTTGTTCAAGATTATTTAGTTTATAGTGGCTATACACCAGAAAAAATTACGTATAAAGCGAAATCTTATCAAATAGACAAGGTTATACAAAGTAATCAAAGTTTTTTTGATTTTTTTCCTTATCCATTTATTTATGGGACAAAGGAGAAACTTTTTAATCTTCCTCAAGAAGTAGTCTTTGATAAAGAGCAAGCTGCTTTATTATTTGGTGCCAATATAAATCCGATTGGTGAGCAGGTGTCTATTGATAATCAAATGTATACTGTGGTGGGAGTCTATGATTTAGGTGGGAAACGCAGTAGTTTTATGCCTGAGGCAGTAGTTAATGATTTTCAATTTATAGCAGAAGAAGATCTTGTTGATTGGAATTACTCCGCCTCATCCTTATTGATAAAAACTGCGAATAAAGAAAAAGCCAGTCAAGCAATTGAAGCGTTATATCAGGAGCATTTTTTAAAGCCAATGGCCAAAAAAGAACAAACTTCTTTGGAGGAATTATTAATGTTATCAGGGGGATATTACAATAAAAGAGCAAAATTATATGCCTTAGTAGATCTTCATTTTGATAAAGAAAATACAATACAAATTCCAGAAAAACCCCTTAATCCACAATTCATTTATGTTATTCTTGGATTGTCTTGGGTGCTTTTAATTTTATCTTTATTTAATTATGTAAACTTATCTCTTTCACAAGCGCTAACTAGAGCCAAAGAAGTTGGGATACGAAAGGTATTAGGAGGTTTAAAGCAGAATAGTATTGTACAAAATTTAGTAGAAACTTTTATTACCATCTGTTTGTCATTTGTAGTTAGTTTATTTCTAACTCTGTGGATTCTGCCTTTTGCTAATACTTTTTTACTTACTCAGATTGAGATTAAGGCAAGTGATTTTATATGGTCATTTATAGGGATTTCTGTTTTAATTTTACTTATCGGAGGTTTGATTCCAGCGCTTTATATCTCTAATTATAAGGTATTAAATGTGTTGAAAGGAGATTTTCATCGCAATCGTTCAGGGGCTTGGATTAAAAATGCTTTTTTAATTGTACAATTTGCTATTGCTTCTTGTTTTATAATAGGGACTTATATTGTTTATGAGCAAGTAAACTATATGATACAAAAAGATTTAGGATTTCGAGGAGAACGCGTAATCAATTTCCCTTTTTTAGAACAGGAGTATGGAGGAGATAAACAAGCTAAATATGATGCTTTTAAAGCGGAAGCACTCCAGATAAAAGGAATAGAGCAAATAGCGGTTACAGATTTAGATTATGGAAAAATAGGCTTAGGAGGTTATGCTATATTTTTTAATTATGAAGATTTGAGTTTGGATTTAAACATTTCAAATGTAGAGGCCGGTTATTTTGAGATGATGGAGGTTAAATTAAAAGAGGGACGCTTTCTAAAGGCTAATTTTGCGAATGATAGTATTGAGAATGCTGTGATTAACGAAAGTGCTTTAGCGTTAATCCAAAAAGAAACAGCAAAAGAGGTTGTCTTAGCTAATCGTACTATTGTCGGCGTAGTTCAAGACTTTCACATCACAGGCTTAGAAGAAACCATTCGCCCGATGATGTTTGTATTACCATCAGAACAGTACAATAATTACCGTAGTGTTTCTGCAAAAGTGAATCTAGAATATCTAGAAACACTTATTCCAGAACTTGAAAAGTTATGGAATGTTTTTAATTCGGAAACGGGAAATAACTTCGAATATCAATTTGTAGATAAACAATTTGCTAGGTCGTTTGAGACCATACAAATGCAGAAGAAGGTACTGTTGTTTTTGAGCTATATAGTTGTTTTTATTGCACTTTTTGGATTATTTGCCGTATCCTCCTTTACGATTGGTACAAAATTGAAAGAGATATCCATTCGTAAAGTATTAGGTGCAGAAACAAAAAGTTTGCTTCAAAAACTTTCTTATCAATACTTAATCTATTGTATCATCGGTTTTGGATTGTCTGTAGTTCCTAGTTATTATCTGTTGAATTTATGGTTGAAGGATTATGCTTATCGCATTGAAATCGGGTATGAAGTGTATTTGGTTTGCTTCGTACTGATGGTGTTATTAACCCTAATTATTGTTGTTAGTAGAGCATATAAAGCAACAAGAGTAAATGTACTGAAGTACATCAAATACGAATAA
- a CDS encoding ABC transporter permease: MLQNWFKIYVYNSKKNKAYFFLTILCLAIGIAAVLLSTLYLKEEYSFDQWNENKETIHFVENKGEKMAMTGHPFALGIKLKEEYSFVEDYLSYGYYQASTIEYKDKPVAVDKILATTQNFFDFFPYEMVYGAKKQIFKAPSEIVLEEQNAVALFGKGKNPVGEQVKIDNKIFTIVGVYRLENKRSSFMPEAVVNSYQFLTEEQASAWDQLSGSLLVKTSQPEETAKAIDALYMKYYFEPWAKKSNITLEALLEQLDGMLTSHAYLHALPLMHFQKDGPITGYIPEPMANVKLLYIIVGLSWLILLLSLFNYVNLSLSQVLFRAKEVGVRKVLGGVSTSVLKQSLFETSITICLAFVLSVFLLYLMLPFTNLFLQTNMMVQAQDFALLFIAVYVLIILFAGLIPAIYISKYRVLKVLKGDFHRSRSGSFIKNTFLIIQFASACWFISGTYIVYQQAKYMTTKDLGFKADQIISVPFLIEEDSEGKAQKYLTFKAEALKIKGIEELAVASLEYGEQHGGSSISVFPYKDQNVMTMRVPVEGNYFEMMGMQLKEGRFLDQKLATDSIENVMINESLLATLGETNIEAIHLPDYKIVGLLQDFHTGGLESPVQPMMFSLLSNDSNFYSVNIKVDVNQLETAIPALEQLWQKFNVDAKLPFEYEFVNQQFAQTFNKIQQQKQVLLYLGVIVVFIALFGLFAVSSFNIGTKLREIVIRRVLGANSNALIRKLSYQYVIYCIIGFGLSVVPSYYLLNLWLKDYAYRIEIGYEVYLVCFVLMVILTLIIVVSRAYKATRVNVLKYIKYE, encoded by the coding sequence ATGTTACAAAATTGGTTTAAGATTTATGTTTATAACAGTAAGAAAAACAAAGCTTATTTCTTCCTGACGATTTTATGTTTGGCTATTGGTATAGCTGCTGTTTTGCTTTCAACACTGTATTTGAAAGAAGAATATTCCTTTGACCAATGGAATGAAAATAAAGAAACGATTCACTTTGTAGAGAACAAAGGAGAAAAAATGGCCATGACAGGACATCCTTTTGCCTTGGGAATTAAGCTAAAAGAAGAGTACTCATTTGTAGAGGACTACTTGTCGTATGGGTATTATCAAGCCTCCACAATAGAATATAAAGATAAGCCCGTAGCGGTTGATAAGATATTGGCGACCACTCAGAATTTTTTCGACTTCTTTCCTTATGAAATGGTATATGGTGCGAAGAAACAAATCTTTAAAGCACCTAGTGAAATTGTTTTAGAGGAGCAAAATGCAGTAGCATTATTTGGAAAAGGCAAGAATCCTGTAGGAGAACAAGTGAAAATTGACAACAAAATATTCACGATTGTTGGTGTATATCGCCTAGAAAATAAACGAAGTAGTTTTATGCCAGAAGCGGTAGTGAATAGCTACCAGTTTTTAACGGAAGAACAAGCCTCTGCTTGGGATCAACTAAGTGGTTCTTTATTAGTTAAGACTTCACAACCAGAAGAAACAGCAAAGGCCATTGACGCTTTGTACATGAAGTACTATTTTGAACCTTGGGCAAAGAAGTCGAATATAACCTTGGAGGCATTGTTAGAACAGCTGGATGGCATGTTGACCTCCCACGCGTATTTACATGCTTTACCTCTCATGCACTTTCAAAAAGATGGACCGATTACAGGATATATTCCTGAGCCAATGGCCAATGTAAAGCTCCTGTATATCATTGTGGGGTTGTCTTGGCTAATTTTACTCTTGTCTCTATTTAACTACGTTAATTTATCGCTTTCTCAAGTGCTCTTTCGCGCAAAAGAAGTTGGGGTTCGCAAAGTATTGGGAGGCGTTAGTACAAGTGTGCTGAAGCAGAGTTTATTCGAAACTTCAATAACCATTTGTTTGGCTTTTGTTTTGAGTGTGTTTTTACTCTATCTGATGTTGCCCTTTACGAATTTGTTTTTACAAACAAATATGATGGTGCAAGCTCAAGATTTTGCCCTTCTATTCATTGCTGTTTATGTTTTAATTATCCTATTCGCCGGTTTAATTCCCGCTATTTATATTTCTAAATATCGTGTACTGAAAGTGTTGAAAGGAGATTTTCATCGCAGTCGTTCTGGAAGTTTTATCAAAAACACCTTTTTGATTATTCAATTTGCTAGTGCCTGTTGGTTTATTTCAGGAACGTATATTGTATATCAACAAGCAAAATACATGACTACAAAAGATCTCGGATTTAAAGCAGATCAAATCATCAGTGTTCCTTTCCTTATCGAAGAAGACAGCGAAGGTAAAGCTCAAAAATACTTAACCTTTAAAGCAGAAGCGCTAAAAATTAAAGGAATCGAGGAATTAGCTGTAGCAAGTTTAGAATATGGTGAACAACATGGTGGTTCGTCAATTAGCGTATTTCCATATAAAGATCAAAATGTAATGACGATGAGAGTCCCTGTAGAGGGGAATTATTTTGAGATGATGGGCATGCAACTCAAAGAAGGTCGTTTTTTAGATCAAAAATTGGCTACAGATAGTATTGAGAATGTAATGATTAATGAGAGTTTACTCGCTACGCTTGGAGAAACCAATATAGAGGCTATTCATTTACCTGATTATAAAATTGTTGGGTTGCTTCAAGATTTTCATACGGGAGGATTAGAATCACCAGTACAACCCATGATGTTTAGTTTACTCTCAAATGATAGCAATTTTTATAGCGTAAATATTAAAGTGGACGTGAATCAATTAGAAACAGCAATTCCCGCTTTAGAGCAATTATGGCAGAAATTCAATGTTGATGCAAAACTACCTTTTGAGTATGAATTTGTCAATCAGCAATTTGCCCAAACGTTTAATAAAATACAACAACAAAAACAAGTGTTACTATACTTAGGTGTGATTGTCGTTTTTATTGCCTTATTTGGTTTGTTTGCGGTATCCTCATTCAATATTGGAACCAAATTAAGAGAGATTGTTATCCGTCGTGTATTAGGTGCGAATTCAAATGCGCTCATTCGAAAACTATCATATCAATATGTTATTTATTGCATCATCGGTTTTGGATTGTCTGTAGTTCCTAGTTATTATCTGTTGAATTTATGGTTGAAGGATTATGCCTATCGCATTGAAATTGGGTATGAAGTGTATTTGGTTTGCTTCGTACTGATGGTGATATTAACCCTAATTATTGTTGTTAGTAGAGCATATAAAGCAACAAGAGTAAATGTGCTGAAGTACATCAAATACGAATAA
- a CDS encoding ABC transporter permease: MLQNWLKIYWAHLIKNKVYSVLTILGLAIGIWGVLLSYLYYKEEVRYDQWNPYKDEVYIVSTDLGDGDVWNLAPYPMGAHLKEEKQSIEDYMYLSNYVSHFLEFEGEQHFFTKGLVVQSNFFDFFPFELVEGVNALDEPNSVLVLDTYIEEIFGSNALGKTFRYDGEVFTIKGIYSFGETRSSIMPTILFSGFEKSVLANQMNWGNYMASLYLKIKDKEQIPRVEQSMTDLLFVHLYTRLAKEEGKTVEEYLEEEGDTVELYRLLPLAGQHMMEDTKYNGTLETPLNVKRLYILFGLSLTILILSVVNYINLSIVQSLKRHREMGIRIVIGSKYTTLFWQLFFESCLTLGLAMGLSCVLVEFSIPSLRVFLSSQLNFNWWDGAKVGGLFMVIMSAFLAGILLVILQRRTISQLVKGQGRHGNQKFGLKHIMLIIQFAIASFFIVSTTIVYQQVHYMLEKDLGFTKEQILILPFSTIKTEKERKLLYDTYKAEILKVSGVQSVSSSSLAIGGYGYNSSRIFHQGNAVQVTNVAMDNDFLQTMQIKIVEGRGLEKELASDTISNVLINQQLKDKFGDPDILNKTLNWNDRWFTVIGVVNNYHTVNLKTDFEPMIFFRLEVIPGLFQNVNELYVRFTTPNGEQIIDEVEKIYTKLGVSTYPFTYEFLDQRFERLFKSSIQERNILLVLSGIVIFIALFGLYSVASFTIANQYKEIAIRKVLGASNKEQMKQLSQRYIVLGVIGFALSIYPSYYFMNAWLNEYVFRIEIHWSNFVLAFLFLMLLTFLTVFIKVRQAVRVNVLQHIKYE; encoded by the coding sequence ATGTTACAAAATTGGCTGAAAATATATTGGGCCCATCTCATCAAAAATAAAGTGTATAGCGTGCTCACGATCTTGGGGCTTGCTATCGGTATATGGGGTGTTCTATTGTCCTATTTATACTATAAAGAAGAGGTGCGATATGATCAGTGGAATCCATATAAGGATGAGGTTTATATTGTCAGTACAGATTTGGGGGATGGCGATGTTTGGAATTTGGCTCCCTATCCGATGGGGGCTCATCTCAAAGAAGAAAAACAGAGCATAGAAGATTATATGTACCTGTCTAATTATGTGTCGCATTTTCTAGAATTTGAAGGAGAACAACATTTTTTTACAAAGGGACTTGTCGTTCAATCTAATTTTTTTGATTTCTTCCCTTTCGAATTAGTGGAAGGGGTAAATGCACTAGATGAACCAAATAGCGTTTTGGTTTTAGATACGTATATCGAAGAAATCTTTGGATCGAATGCGCTTGGAAAGACGTTTCGTTATGATGGTGAGGTTTTTACCATCAAAGGAATTTACTCGTTTGGTGAAACACGCAGTTCGATTATGCCTACTATACTTTTCTCGGGATTTGAGAAAAGTGTACTCGCGAATCAAATGAACTGGGGCAATTATATGGCCAGCTTATATTTGAAAATAAAAGATAAAGAGCAGATCCCTCGTGTGGAGCAGTCCATGACGGATTTATTATTTGTTCATCTATATACGCGGTTAGCCAAAGAAGAAGGTAAAACAGTAGAAGAATATTTAGAAGAGGAAGGAGATACAGTCGAATTATACCGTTTATTGCCATTAGCAGGGCAACATATGATGGAAGATACAAAGTATAATGGGACCCTTGAAACTCCACTAAATGTAAAACGATTGTATATCCTATTTGGTTTGTCATTGACTATTTTGATTTTATCTGTGGTCAATTATATTAACCTATCCATTGTTCAAAGTTTGAAAAGACATCGAGAAATGGGTATCCGTATTGTTATCGGAAGTAAATATACCACGTTGTTTTGGCAGCTGTTTTTTGAGAGTTGTTTAACTCTGGGATTAGCCATGGGACTGAGTTGTGTATTGGTTGAGTTTTCAATTCCATCACTTCGAGTTTTTCTATCTTCTCAATTGAATTTTAATTGGTGGGATGGAGCCAAGGTAGGAGGGCTTTTTATGGTAATCATGAGTGCTTTTCTCGCTGGAATCTTGTTGGTTATTTTGCAAAGAAGAACCATCTCCCAATTAGTAAAAGGGCAAGGAAGACACGGAAACCAAAAATTTGGACTCAAGCATATAATGCTGATTATTCAATTTGCTATTGCTAGCTTCTTTATTGTTAGTACTACGATTGTATATCAACAAGTGCACTATATGCTGGAAAAGGATTTAGGTTTTACAAAAGAGCAAATCTTAATCTTGCCATTTTCGACCATAAAAACAGAAAAAGAACGGAAACTTCTCTATGATACGTATAAAGCAGAAATTTTAAAAGTATCAGGCGTGCAGTCGGTGAGTAGTTCATCCTTAGCAATAGGTGGTTATGGTTATAATTCAAGTCGAATTTTCCATCAGGGAAATGCGGTGCAAGTAACCAATGTGGCGATGGACAATGATTTTTTGCAGACGATGCAAATTAAAATTGTCGAGGGGAGAGGGCTTGAAAAGGAATTAGCATCGGATACCATCAGTAATGTATTAATTAATCAACAATTGAAGGATAAGTTTGGAGATCCGGATATTCTAAATAAAACACTGAATTGGAATGATCGTTGGTTTACTGTAATTGGTGTTGTGAATAATTATCATACGGTTAATTTAAAAACAGATTTTGAACCTATGATTTTCTTTCGTTTAGAAGTAATTCCTGGATTGTTTCAAAACGTGAATGAGTTATATGTGCGATTTACCACACCAAATGGAGAGCAGATTATTGATGAGGTGGAAAAGATATATACAAAACTGGGTGTATCAACCTATCCTTTTACCTATGAATTTTTAGATCAACGGTTTGAACGACTTTTTAAAAGTAGTATACAGGAGCGAAATATCCTATTGGTATTAAGTGGTATTGTCATCTTTATTGCGCTATTTGGACTTTATAGTGTGGCTTCTTTTACAATTGCCAACCAATACAAAGAAATTGCCATTCGCAAAGTATTAGGGGCATCCAATAAAGAACAAATGAAACAATTATCACAGCGCTATATCGTGTTAGGCGTAATCGGATTTGCCCTCTCTATTTACCCGAGTTACTACTTTATGAATGCTTGGTTGAATGAGTACGTCTTCCGTATTGAGATTCATTGGAGCAATTTCGTTCTAGCCTTTCTATTCCTAATGCTGCTGACCTTCTTGACGGTATTTATTAAAGTTCGTCAAGCAGTCCGCGTCAATGTATTGCAACACATTAAATATGAATAA
- a CDS encoding ABC transporter permease, with translation MLYSWFNTFRKNIQKSLLFFCWTILGLAIGMACLLLALFFVQDEWSYNKWIGDVDQLHEVNVTVGKEANAIVVPAAVGPQLLQQEQIENYCYYALDYIDFYAESNFHQAVVGKILNTQSTFFDFFNFKFVYGSAAEVVENPTYIAISEKIAQQFFPHQNPIGQTLSLAHSPYQVAGVYQLDQKATIMPDIVLMNMEWNDEVEPALWQENGGGLLVKVKETTDIQNIESNLVSLIENNQDQVFDTQEQVGQYNVFLSPLKEGRFISKQTALLEGRTKVETLMLLIGCSVLIFLLAILNYINLNQAGILSRLKEFQVRMMLGSTKRQLLLQIGFETLLNVLIALGIALILIEFSMPIYNTFLHKAIAIKHQVLWSGIVFVICIVVLLAGGILSLYATRLVRQLYQVKAYRKRSKGLRLRKGSLFIQMMIAFFFVVGGWIIAKQVHFMEEKPRGFEGDHVVQVKLFTQQIRRKLYRNDKLIQEIQRIEGIKNVALSTVAYEDKSIKTKYTAYYGMRKIPDFVMEGIDEEYIDMVGFEKVAYRPIEVDSLPKVWINEQFVAQMGVTAEEALGNVISYDRNTYLIEGVIKNYFSNGFEEAVQPLLLFQWKDIDFLPYGLNYLSIALDEKANKIETLERLHAYWIVNIDYEYPFQYQTISEQFKINYQHVESQKRMFMIWDIAVVFMALFGLYASLSLYLEQKQKEIIIRKMVGARTYELFFLLGKPFLVAVVVACLVAAYPVYWIMNTWLHKFTYKYEIEGYPFVFSFFLLVGLVCFIIWRKVRIATRVDFIKHIKYE, from the coding sequence ATGCTGTACAGTTGGTTCAATACATTTAGAAAAAATATCCAAAAATCATTGTTGTTCTTTTGCTGGACAATTCTTGGTTTAGCCATTGGTATGGCTTGTCTATTGCTGGCTTTATTCTTCGTGCAAGATGAGTGGAGTTACAATAAATGGATTGGAGATGTAGATCAATTGCACGAAGTAAATGTTACGGTTGGAAAAGAAGCAAATGCCATTGTTGTTCCTGCTGCTGTTGGACCTCAGTTGCTTCAACAAGAGCAAATTGAAAATTACTGTTACTATGCATTAGACTATATTGATTTCTATGCAGAAAGCAACTTTCATCAGGCTGTGGTTGGAAAGATCTTGAATACGCAATCGACCTTCTTTGATTTTTTTAATTTCAAATTCGTGTATGGAAGTGCAGCAGAGGTGGTAGAAAACCCGACCTATATTGCGATTTCCGAAAAGATTGCGCAACAGTTTTTTCCGCATCAGAACCCAATAGGCCAAACGCTATCCCTTGCACATAGTCCTTATCAGGTAGCAGGTGTCTATCAGCTAGACCAAAAAGCAACCATTATGCCTGATATTGTCTTGATGAACATGGAGTGGAACGATGAGGTTGAACCCGCTTTATGGCAAGAAAATGGAGGAGGATTATTAGTTAAAGTAAAGGAGACAACGGATATCCAGAATATTGAATCCAACTTGGTGTCTTTGATCGAAAATAATCAGGACCAAGTGTTCGATACACAAGAGCAGGTTGGACAATACAATGTTTTTTTATCTCCCTTAAAGGAAGGGCGTTTTATTTCTAAACAAACGGCTTTACTAGAAGGACGTACAAAAGTGGAAACACTGATGCTGTTGATCGGTTGTTCTGTCTTAATCTTTTTATTAGCGATACTGAATTATATAAACCTAAATCAGGCCGGAATATTGTCGCGCTTAAAGGAATTTCAGGTGCGTATGATGTTGGGGAGTACAAAGAGACAATTGCTGTTGCAAATCGGTTTTGAAACGTTGTTAAACGTACTAATAGCTTTGGGAATTGCCTTAATACTGATTGAATTCAGCATGCCCATTTACAATACGTTCCTACACAAAGCAATTGCGATTAAACATCAGGTGCTTTGGAGTGGCATCGTTTTCGTTATATGTATTGTCGTGCTATTGGCTGGCGGTATTCTTTCCCTTTATGCTACTCGACTTGTTCGTCAGTTGTATCAAGTGAAGGCATACAGAAAGCGCAGCAAAGGCTTGCGATTGCGAAAAGGAAGCTTATTTATTCAAATGATGATTGCTTTTTTCTTTGTTGTGGGAGGATGGATTATAGCTAAACAGGTTCATTTTATGGAAGAGAAACCCCGAGGTTTTGAAGGAGATCACGTGGTACAAGTAAAACTATTTACACAACAAATCCGCCGTAAGTTATACCGCAATGACAAGTTAATCCAAGAAATACAACGAATTGAAGGAATCAAAAATGTAGCCTTATCAACCGTTGCGTATGAAGATAAATCCATAAAAACCAAATACACCGCCTATTACGGGATGCGAAAAATTCCTGATTTCGTAATGGAAGGAATTGACGAGGAGTATATTGATATGGTGGGGTTTGAAAAAGTAGCCTATCGCCCTATTGAGGTGGATAGCTTACCCAAAGTATGGATTAATGAACAGTTTGTTGCTCAAATGGGCGTAACAGCAGAGGAGGCCTTAGGTAATGTGATTTCGTATGATCGAAATACTTATTTAATTGAAGGGGTGATTAAAAATTATTTTAGCAATGGGTTTGAGGAAGCAGTGCAACCGCTGTTGTTGTTTCAATGGAAGGATATCGACTTCCTGCCTTATGGATTGAATTACTTATCCATTGCATTGGATGAAAAGGCCAATAAAATAGAAACGCTGGAGCGTTTACATGCTTATTGGATTGTCAATATTGATTATGAATATCCTTTCCAATATCAAACCATTTCAGAACAGTTTAAAATCAATTATCAACATGTAGAATCTCAAAAACGCATGTTCATGATTTGGGATATCGCGGTTGTTTTTATGGCTTTGTTTGGACTGTACGCTAGTTTGTCACTGTATTTGGAGCAGAAACAAAAAGAAATTATTATTCGAAAAATGGTAGGCGCTCGTACGTATGAACTGTTCTTTCTATTGGGGAAACCGTTCCTTGTTGCTGTTGTAGTAGCGTGTTTGGTCGCAGCGTATCCTGTCTATTGGATTATGAATACTTGGTTGCATAAGTTTACCTATAAGTATGAAATCGAAGGCTATCCCTTTGTTTTTTCTTTCTTTTTATTGGTTGGACTTGTTTGCTTTATCATTTGGAGAAAAGTGCGAATCGCCACAAGAGTTGATTTTATTAAGCATATAAAATACGAATAG
- a CDS encoding GIN domain-containing protein — translation MIRFFLSLVLMLFSLLMQGQAKQTHTITGNVSKLVATMPIEILIDATSESNTVRLEGVQEDIEKIGIKQVGSVLYVDMSTKNNKNKVFYNSRVKVFIAQPKIVDYDVSTTARVQVKGRVQGNQVTIKSDAAASLKGDFTANTVTISLDSASKYEGDITAKNIKVNLDSAAHVTVTGDTENLVINVDSAAKFDGKSLKAKFVKVEADSMGKAEVYPIESLNAYADSMGRVVYYNTPKELKKYTDSMGSVKSN, via the coding sequence ATGATACGTTTTTTCTTGAGTTTAGTCTTAATGCTGTTCAGTTTACTGATGCAAGGACAAGCGAAACAGACGCATACCATTACGGGAAATGTAAGCAAATTAGTGGCAACGATGCCAATAGAAATTTTAATCGATGCTACTTCAGAATCGAATACTGTTCGCCTAGAAGGGGTACAGGAAGATATTGAGAAAATAGGAATAAAACAGGTGGGTAGTGTGCTTTATGTGGACATGAGTACCAAAAACAACAAGAATAAAGTTTTTTACAATAGCAGAGTAAAGGTGTTTATTGCTCAGCCTAAGATTGTTGATTATGATGTGAGTACTACTGCACGTGTCCAAGTAAAGGGACGTGTTCAAGGAAATCAGGTAACAATTAAATCCGATGCAGCGGCTTCGTTAAAAGGAGATTTTACCGCGAATACAGTAACAATTAGCTTGGATTCAGCGTCTAAATATGAAGGCGATATTACGGCAAAAAATATCAAGGTTAATTTAGACAGTGCTGCTCATGTTACCGTGACTGGAGATACTGAAAATCTAGTCATTAATGTGGATAGTGCCGCAAAGTTTGATGGCAAGAGTCTCAAGGCGAAGTTTGTAAAGGTAGAAGCTGATTCCATGGGAAAAGCCGAGGTCTATCCGATAGAGAGTTTAAATGCCTATGCGGATTCCATGGGAAGGGTTGTATATTATAATACGCCCAAAGAATTGAAAAAATATACGGATTCTATGGGATCAGTGAAATCGAATTAG
- a CDS encoding ABC transporter ATP-binding protein, translating to MVIAIQQLSRIFQTEEVETTALNEVSLEVKKGEFISVMGPSGCGKSTLLNIIGLLDDATSGSYRLLDKEMVGLTENQRAVIRKVNIGFIFQNFNLIDELSVYDNIELPLIYNKVPSSERKKRVMEIAERLNIVHRLKHYPQQLSGGQQQRVAVGRALINNPKIILADEPTGNLDSKNGAEVMELLTELHQQGATIIMVTHSHHDASYSERTILMKDGMILSEKINTKIVDVFTV from the coding sequence ATGGTTATAGCAATTCAACAATTGTCTCGTATTTTCCAAACGGAAGAGGTGGAGACAACCGCTTTGAATGAGGTTTCATTGGAAGTGAAAAAAGGAGAATTTATTTCAGTAATGGGACCTTCGGGATGCGGTAAATCAACCCTATTGAATATTATAGGGCTATTGGATGATGCTACATCAGGAAGCTATCGCTTATTGGATAAAGAGATGGTGGGATTAACAGAAAATCAACGCGCAGTTATTCGCAAAGTCAATATTGGATTTATTTTTCAAAACTTCAATTTAATTGATGAGTTATCGGTGTATGACAATATTGAATTGCCTTTGATTTACAATAAAGTTCCCAGTAGTGAGCGCAAAAAACGCGTGATGGAAATTGCAGAGCGCTTGAATATCGTACACCGTTTAAAACACTATCCGCAACAACTTTCTGGTGGACAGCAACAACGCGTAGCCGTTGGACGAGCACTGATTAACAATCCCAAGATCATTTTGGCCGATGAGCCAACAGGAAATTTGGATAGTAAGAATGGAGCAGAGGTAATGGAATTGTTGACCGAATTACATCAGCAAGGAGCAACCATTATCATGGTAACGCACTCTCATCACGATGCCTCTTATTCAGAGCGCACAATCTTGATGAAGGATGGTATGATTTTATCAGAAAAAATCAATACCAAGATTGTAGATGTTTTTACAGTATAA